One region of Arthrobacter sp. StoSoilB22 genomic DNA includes:
- a CDS encoding cation transporter, whose protein sequence is MSAGEVGAERRALGISLWVSVGSAAGAIMLGVLSGTRIIVFDGAYMGIGLILTAISLKASSASAGGPTRRFPFGRDAFTPLVVLIQGLAVAGTLLVAAGDAVVIIRDGGSPVSAAIIAVYGVITAAIGFALVWWMGRAAPDSDLVVAEIAQWRAGAILSVMMVLGAVVALVLQGLGLDDVALYVDPVLVLVACLILAYIPVGLIRTGLNELLEGAPSKELDAAITDAVQAVRQEFGLQKPLIRSGKVGRKLYVEVDFVVAGTDWNVGEEDAVRRAVVKALEPLGLDVWAYVALTAAPDLFE, encoded by the coding sequence ATGTCGGCCGGAGAGGTGGGGGCAGAGCGGAGGGCCCTGGGGATTTCGTTGTGGGTGTCCGTTGGCTCGGCGGCCGGGGCCATCATGCTGGGGGTCCTCAGCGGGACAAGGATCATTGTGTTCGACGGTGCCTACATGGGGATCGGGTTGATACTTACAGCGATCTCCTTGAAAGCGTCGTCTGCGTCCGCAGGCGGACCCACACGTCGCTTCCCTTTCGGACGGGATGCCTTCACCCCGTTGGTGGTGCTCATCCAGGGCCTGGCGGTGGCCGGAACGCTGCTGGTCGCGGCAGGTGACGCTGTGGTAATCATTCGCGACGGCGGTTCTCCGGTCAGCGCCGCCATTATTGCTGTTTATGGGGTCATCACCGCGGCGATTGGGTTCGCGCTTGTCTGGTGGATGGGGCGGGCGGCACCTGATTCGGATCTGGTGGTTGCAGAAATTGCGCAGTGGCGCGCCGGGGCAATCCTGAGCGTCATGATGGTACTGGGTGCTGTGGTGGCGTTGGTCCTGCAGGGCCTTGGCCTGGACGATGTTGCCCTCTACGTTGATCCGGTCCTGGTGCTTGTTGCCTGCCTGATCCTGGCCTACATTCCCGTGGGACTGATCCGGACCGGTTTGAACGAACTCCTCGAAGGTGCACCGTCCAAGGAACTGGACGCAGCCATCACTGATGCAGTTCAGGCCGTGCGGCAAGAATTCGGGCTGCAAAAACCGCTTATTCGATCCGGAAAAGTGGGGCGAAAGCTCTACGTGGAAGTAGATTTCGTGGTGGCGGGAACTGACTGGAACGTGGGCGAGGAAGATGCCGTCCGGCGGGCGGTTGTCAAAGCACTGGAGCCCCTCGGCCTTGATGTGTGGGCCTACGTTGCGCTGACGGCAGCCCCGGATCTCTTCGAATAA